The Vallitalea longa genome includes a window with the following:
- a CDS encoding ABC transporter ATP-binding protein, with amino-acid sequence MIRLKNISKAFDDLVIFKDFNMDIEKGKIICFLGASGCGKTTLLNIISGTLEYDIGSIEGTSDNVSYIFQDTRLLPWATIEDNITFVLKSNNEIDAKKLAKKYIDIVKLTQFCKYYPKQLSGGMKQRVSIARAFAYKAEMLLMDEPFQGLDYDLKIELINAFLELWEEDNRTVVFVTHDIDEALLLADKIYILEGRPAKIKKELSIDIPKRDRMVKKESLDNYREMITKID; translated from the coding sequence ATGATCAGACTAAAAAATATTAGCAAGGCATTTGATGATTTGGTTATATTCAAAGATTTCAATATGGATATTGAAAAAGGTAAAATCATTTGTTTTTTAGGAGCATCTGGATGTGGAAAAACAACACTTCTCAATATTATTTCAGGAACTCTAGAATATGATATAGGATCTATTGAGGGGACTAGTGATAATGTATCCTACATTTTTCAAGATACTAGATTATTACCTTGGGCGACTATTGAAGATAATATAACATTTGTATTAAAGAGTAATAATGAAATAGATGCTAAGAAGTTGGCGAAGAAATATATAGATATAGTTAAACTCACTCAATTTTGTAAGTATTATCCAAAGCAATTAAGCGGTGGTATGAAACAAAGAGTTTCAATAGCAAGAGCATTCGCTTATAAGGCAGAAATGCTTCTTATGGATGAGCCATTTCAAGGTTTGGATTATGATTTGAAAATAGAGTTGATAAATGCTTTTTTAGAATTGTGGGAGGAAGACAACAGAACAGTTGTATTTGTAACACATGATATAGATGAAGCATTATTATTAGCGGATAAGATATATATATTAGAAGGTAGGCCAGCAAAAATAAAGAAGGAATTATCAATTGATATTCCTAAGAGGGATAGAATGGTTAAAAAGGAGTCATTGGATAACTATAGAGAGATGATAACCAAAATAGATTAA
- a CDS encoding glycerophosphodiester phosphodiesterase, with protein sequence MNCKKFRLEEKYKSTFTSFKRNFWSFIKYQIVAKVLVTIVLIPIFKELFKLILKSKGLSILLNGVILKFVLSPQGFISAILITIFATLVLLIEYGGIIIISYEASSNKHPSTLFNVLKLSIKRFKNLLGFGGLTILTYVVIIFPWLDMGYHTSLLTSLQIPNFIRAYINNNQFLYVTMKIGTVIVFILSIGFIFSMEIIMLENKSALQAMKKSFHLVKNNFKLVIKSFVITIVLMIVVSLGIFGSIAISFPMISLDNSVTNILINGVVLFLGLFLYLISFLIIPYIIHHFTCLYLSVNSSPIDLSIKTKVTKLSIIDKVFNNKKAIKILITLSFCVVLVITKYILADLASTHYHVEVTAHRGSSIEAPENTLSAIGKAIENKADFVEIDVQETKDGVVVVYHDKSLKRITGSNKKLYNTNYDEIKQLDAGSWFGKEFKGEKIPTLKEVIDYSRGKISLNIELKQRGKGRDLVKKVVEIINNKKIVDSCVVTSLDYDLLKQVERLNSNIKTGYIMFVAIGDINSIKDVDFYSIEESYLDENFVLKAHLINRDVHVWTVNETEKMKEFIEMGVDNIITDYDKQLVKVLKAYN encoded by the coding sequence TTGAATTGTAAGAAGTTTAGGTTAGAAGAAAAATATAAAAGTACATTTACAAGTTTTAAAAGAAATTTCTGGTCTTTTATAAAATATCAGATAGTTGCAAAAGTGTTGGTTACAATTGTTCTTATTCCAATATTCAAAGAACTATTCAAACTTATTTTAAAGAGTAAAGGGTTAAGTATACTTCTGAATGGAGTAATACTTAAATTTGTTTTATCTCCTCAAGGTTTTATAAGTGCTATTTTAATTACTATATTTGCAACATTAGTTCTACTAATAGAATATGGTGGAATAATAATTATTAGTTATGAAGCTTCTAGTAATAAACATCCAAGCACACTTTTTAATGTATTGAAGTTAAGCATTAAGAGATTTAAGAATCTTTTGGGTTTTGGTGGATTAACTATACTGACATATGTAGTAATCATTTTTCCATGGTTGGATATGGGATATCATACTAGTCTATTAACTTCTTTACAGATACCCAATTTTATTAGAGCATATATCAACAATAATCAATTTTTATATGTTACTATGAAAATAGGTACAGTAATAGTATTCATATTATCCATAGGCTTTATATTTTCTATGGAAATAATTATGTTAGAAAATAAGTCGGCTTTACAGGCTATGAAAAAAAGTTTTCATTTGGTTAAGAACAATTTTAAATTAGTAATAAAAAGTTTTGTGATTACTATAGTATTGATGATAGTAGTCAGTTTAGGTATTTTCGGTAGTATTGCAATATCATTTCCTATGATTTCATTAGATAATTCTGTTACCAATATTCTTATTAATGGAGTAGTTCTATTTCTGGGGCTTTTTCTTTATTTGATAAGTTTTTTGATCATACCATATATAATTCATCATTTTACTTGTCTATATTTAAGTGTAAATAGTTCACCTATAGATTTATCAATAAAAACTAAAGTAACAAAATTATCCATAATAGATAAGGTATTCAATAACAAAAAAGCCATTAAAATTTTGATAACTTTATCGTTCTGTGTAGTATTAGTAATAACAAAATACATTCTAGCAGATTTAGCAAGTACGCATTACCATGTAGAAGTGACTGCACATAGGGGAAGTTCAATAGAAGCTCCAGAAAATACATTATCAGCTATAGGTAAAGCCATTGAAAACAAAGCCGATTTTGTAGAAATAGATGTACAAGAAACAAAAGATGGTGTAGTAGTAGTTTACCATGATAAAAGTCTCAAAAGAATCACTGGATCTAATAAAAAATTATATAATACCAATTATGATGAGATTAAACAACTAGATGCAGGGAGTTGGTTTGGTAAAGAATTTAAAGGTGAGAAGATTCCTACTCTAAAAGAAGTAATAGATTATTCAAGAGGGAAAATTTCATTAAACATCGAGTTGAAGCAAAGAGGAAAAGGTAGAGATTTAGTCAAAAAAGTGGTAGAAATCATTAATAATAAAAAAATAGTAGATTCTTGTGTTGTAACATCACTAGATTATGACTTATTAAAACAAGTTGAAAGGTTAAATAGTAATATAAAAACTGGCTATATAATGTTTGTAGCTATAGGTGATATAAACAGTATTAAAGATGTGGATTTTTATAGTATTGAAGAAAGTTATTTAGATGAGAATTTCGTTCTAAAAGCACATTTAATCAATAGGGATGTACATGTATGGACAGTAAATGAAACTGAAAAGATGAAGGAATTTATTGAAATGGGTGTAGATAATATCATAACTGATTATGATAAGCAATTAGTAAAAGTGCTAAAAGCATATAATTAG
- a CDS encoding 5'-nucleotidase C-terminal domain-containing protein, with protein sequence MKIRKPLTLLVAVLMITSMFASSALAKEVYTVKPGDVLWKIAEQYDTTWEEIAEFNELSNPHLIYPEQKLEIPSKEQIVEEPVVEEPVVEEPVAEEPVVEEPVAEDPVVEEGKKITVLGTSDVHGRIYAYEYATDSPDADAGFAKLQTLIKQEKAKDPNAILLDCGDTVQDNSAELFNDLPVHPMVQAMNSIGYDLWTLGNHEFNFDKSFLDRNIDAFSNNVLAANIYKEDGTRYVEPYKIFEKDGVRIAVVGLLPPHIPRWEASAPEHFQGLTFTQPVEEAKKVVKELQGKYDILVGAFHIGPDGEYGSQGALEIAEAVPEFNVIFCGHAHSKFSDKEVNGTKLIEPGCYGWALAKAEITVGKYGNGYVVEDVTVENIETAEVEEDKDILNEFEFVHKKSVEDANIVVGQIEEDYVKNVDYITGDAKVTTMPTAQVEDTALMDLINEVQLFYSGADISSAAAFKNDMNLVKGEFKKKDVANIYKYTNTLIGVNITGENLKKYMEWSASYYNTYKEGDVTVSFNPDIRGFNYDMFAGVDYDIDISQEAGNRIKNLTFKGEPVKDDEIYKLTINNYRFGTLKNEGFATDEDVFYDSYELIQDAGRIRALIVKYIQEEKEGKAVPTVDNNWKIIGIDLENAYKDTVFEMIKSGELTIPTSEDGRTPNVKSINANDLIEEGKLEEIKTDEELPKAS encoded by the coding sequence GTGAAAATCAGAAAACCCTTAACACTTCTAGTTGCTGTTCTAATGATAACAAGTATGTTTGCATCATCAGCATTAGCTAAAGAAGTGTATACCGTAAAACCAGGAGATGTTTTATGGAAGATTGCTGAACAATATGACACAACTTGGGAAGAGATAGCAGAATTTAACGAATTAAGTAATCCTCATTTGATTTACCCTGAACAAAAATTGGAAATACCTAGCAAAGAGCAAATCGTAGAAGAACCAGTAGTAGAGGAGCCTGTTGTTGAAGAACCGGTAGCAGAGGAACCAGTAGTAGAAGAACCTGTTGCAGAAGATCCGGTAGTTGAAGAAGGCAAAAAGATAACTGTTCTAGGAACCAGTGATGTTCATGGACGTATTTATGCGTATGAATATGCAACAGATAGTCCTGATGCTGATGCAGGATTCGCAAAACTCCAGACACTTATAAAACAAGAAAAAGCAAAAGACCCTAATGCAATATTATTAGACTGTGGAGATACAGTTCAAGATAATAGTGCTGAACTTTTTAATGATCTTCCAGTCCATCCAATGGTACAAGCTATGAATAGTATTGGTTATGACTTATGGACACTTGGAAATCATGAGTTCAATTTTGATAAATCTTTCTTAGATAGAAATATTGATGCATTTAGTAACAATGTATTAGCTGCTAATATATATAAAGAAGATGGTACTCGTTATGTTGAACCTTATAAGATATTTGAAAAAGATGGTGTTCGTATTGCAGTAGTAGGCCTACTACCACCTCATATTCCAAGATGGGAAGCAAGTGCGCCAGAACATTTTCAAGGATTAACTTTTACTCAACCTGTAGAAGAAGCCAAAAAGGTAGTAAAAGAATTACAAGGTAAATATGATATTCTAGTTGGAGCATTCCATATTGGACCTGATGGAGAATATGGAAGCCAAGGTGCTTTAGAGATAGCAGAAGCAGTTCCAGAGTTCAATGTAATATTCTGTGGACATGCTCATTCTAAATTCTCAGATAAAGAAGTTAATGGAACTAAATTAATTGAACCCGGTTGTTATGGTTGGGCTCTTGCCAAAGCAGAAATTACTGTGGGTAAATATGGTAACGGATATGTAGTCGAAGATGTGACAGTAGAGAATATTGAAACTGCAGAAGTTGAAGAAGATAAAGATATATTGAATGAATTTGAATTCGTACATAAAAAATCTGTTGAAGATGCTAATATAGTAGTTGGTCAAATCGAAGAAGATTATGTTAAAAACGTTGACTATATTACTGGAGATGCAAAAGTAACTACAATGCCTACAGCTCAGGTAGAAGATACAGCATTAATGGATTTAATTAATGAAGTGCAATTATTCTATTCAGGAGCTGATATAAGTTCCGCAGCAGCTTTTAAAAACGATATGAACTTGGTTAAAGGTGAATTCAAGAAAAAAGACGTAGCTAACATATATAAATATACTAATACTTTAATCGGTGTAAATATCACTGGTGAGAATTTAAAGAAATACATGGAATGGTCTGCAAGCTATTATAATACATATAAAGAAGGCGATGTAACAGTAAGTTTCAATCCTGATATAAGAGGATTCAATTATGATATGTTTGCTGGCGTAGACTATGATATTGATATATCTCAAGAAGCAGGTAACAGAATTAAGAATCTTACATTTAAAGGTGAGCCTGTTAAAGATGATGAAATATATAAATTAACAATTAATAATTATCGTTTTGGTACATTAAAGAATGAAGGATTTGCTACAGATGAAGATGTATTCTATGATTCATATGAATTAATACAGGATGCTGGACGTATACGTGCACTTATAGTTAAGTACATCCAAGAAGAAAAAGAAGGTAAAGCAGTTCCAACAGTTGATAATAACTGGAAGATAATTGGTATTGATCTTGAAAATGCATATAAGGATACAGTATTTGAAATGATTAAAAGTGGTGAATTGACAATTCCTACATCAGAAGATGGAAGAACACCTAATGTTAAATCAATTAATGCAAATGATTTGATTGAAGAGGGTAAATTAGAAGAAATAAAAACTGATGAAGAACTGCCAAAAGCTTCATAA
- a CDS encoding ABC transporter permease, which produces METSITKNRRIVYKIIAFIFWILVWEIIALLINKEIYLPTPYNTFKVLVSEIKTAMFWQTVFSTIFRVAIGFFIACIIGIIFGIICGVNKFIYEILNLIIVAVKSTPVMSFILIAVIWFKSDNVPIFICFLMCFPIIWTSVVGGINNIDKRLIDMAYVYKVDKKYIVKDIYIPSIVPYITTAMITSLGLGWKVTVAAEVLSSPKFSIGTKLYDAKVYVESEQLFAWTIVVIALSLILEYIFKYLLRKILPVRIQK; this is translated from the coding sequence ATGGAGACTTCTATTACAAAGAATAGACGAATAGTATATAAGATTATAGCATTTATTTTTTGGATATTAGTATGGGAGATTATCGCTTTACTTATTAATAAGGAGATATATCTTCCTACTCCTTATAATACATTTAAGGTATTAGTGAGTGAAATTAAGACAGCAATGTTTTGGCAGACAGTCTTTTCTACTATTTTTAGAGTTGCCATTGGCTTTTTTATAGCTTGTATAATAGGAATAATCTTTGGAATAATATGTGGTGTTAATAAATTTATATATGAAATTCTTAATTTGATAATAGTTGCAGTTAAATCAACACCAGTTATGTCATTCATACTTATAGCTGTAATATGGTTTAAATCGGATAATGTACCAATATTCATATGTTTTTTGATGTGTTTCCCAATCATATGGACTTCAGTTGTTGGTGGTATCAATAATATTGATAAAAGATTAATTGATATGGCATATGTCTATAAAGTAGATAAAAAATATATAGTAAAAGATATTTATATACCTTCAATTGTTCCTTATATAACAACTGCAATGATAACATCATTAGGTCTAGGCTGGAAAGTTACAGTTGCAGCAGAAGTATTGAGTAGCCCGAAATTCTCAATAGGAACTAAATTATATGATGCAAAAGTCTATGTTGAATCTGAGCAATTATTTGCTTGGACTATAGTTGTTATTGCCTTAAGTTTAATTTTAGAATATATATTTAAATATTTGCTTAGAAAAATACTACCAGTACGTATACAAAAGTAG
- a CDS encoding YibE/F family protein yields the protein MKKYLPIIGFILLAALIIIISPMFKINSNQPNYFKQDFEDARVLEVISEEVDEDPAFDGLYLGTQVVKIEVLTGKYKGQSFKIKNPLSRNHNVYVKKDDVVIASVDESLEDIVWIYNYKREPLLYILVAIFFILLILLGRMQGVYSIISLIFTGIMIVFFMLPLIFQGNNPIVVTIITACIIIIASFLLISGFNLKTFSVILGTIIGVVIAGIISYVSGNLAHLSGITMDKGQELVYVAMDYKIQISGLMFSAILIASLGAVMDVAMSITSSIFEIHKTNPMLSSKQLFKSGMNIGKDVMGTMSNTLILAFAGSSLNSIMLIWGYQMGRKQFMNIPFIGTEIIQGLSGSIGIVLTVPITALISVMLLTRSANKKKSYNKSISRKKYKGKNKKNKKNKR from the coding sequence ATGAAAAAATACTTACCTATCATTGGATTTATATTATTAGCAGCATTAATCATTATTATATCTCCTATGTTCAAGATTAATAGTAATCAGCCTAATTATTTTAAACAAGATTTTGAAGATGCAAGAGTATTAGAAGTCATTAGTGAAGAGGTAGATGAGGATCCTGCATTTGATGGACTATATTTGGGTACTCAAGTAGTTAAAATAGAAGTGTTAACAGGTAAATACAAAGGTCAATCATTCAAAATCAAGAATCCCCTTAGCAGAAATCATAATGTCTATGTTAAGAAAGATGATGTTGTTATTGCAAGTGTAGATGAATCTCTTGAAGATATTGTATGGATATATAATTATAAGAGAGAGCCCTTACTATATATTCTAGTTGCAATATTCTTTATTCTATTAATACTACTTGGACGTATGCAGGGAGTGTATTCTATAATATCGTTAATTTTCACTGGTATCATGATAGTGTTTTTTATGCTTCCACTCATATTCCAAGGTAATAATCCCATAGTAGTAACAATAATAACGGCTTGCATTATTATAATAGCTTCGTTTCTATTGATAAGTGGATTTAATCTTAAGACATTTAGTGTTATTCTTGGAACTATTATCGGTGTAGTTATTGCAGGAATTATTTCATATGTTTCCGGTAATTTAGCACATCTATCGGGAATAACAATGGATAAAGGACAAGAACTGGTTTATGTTGCTATGGATTATAAGATACAGATCAGTGGGTTGATGTTCTCGGCTATCTTGATTGCTTCTCTTGGAGCGGTTATGGATGTAGCTATGTCAATTACATCTTCTATATTTGAGATACATAAAACAAATCCAATGTTATCAAGTAAGCAATTATTCAAATCAGGTATGAATATCGGTAAAGATGTTATGGGAACCATGTCTAATACTTTGATATTAGCTTTTGCTGGAAGCTCTCTTAATAGTATTATGCTTATATGGGGGTACCAGATGGGAAGAAAACAGTTCATGAATATACCTTTTATAGGAACAGAGATCATTCAAGGTCTATCAGGAAGTATAGGTATCGTTCTTACAGTTCCAATAACTGCATTAATATCAGTTATGTTGCTTACTAGAAGTGCCAATAAGAAAAAAAGTTATAATAAGAGTATCAGCAGAAAAAAATATAAAGGTAAGAATAAAAAGAATAAAAAGAATAAGAGGTAA
- a CDS encoding sulfide/dihydroorotate dehydrogenase-like FAD/NAD-binding protein: MYKIVTKRKLNDLVELMEIEAPFVSRKCEPGQFIILRVDEEGERIPLTIADYDREKDTVTIIYQVVGYTTKKLSLKNEGDYIEDFVGPLGQEAPLHKVKRVLGIGGGVGIAPLYPQLKKMKELGVEVDAILGGRSDEFIILDTEMENTCDNVYYATNDGSKGIKGFVTDKLNELIENGEKYDLVIAIGPLIMMKTVCEITKKLGIKTNVSLNPIMIDGTGMCGGCRVTVGGETKFACVDGPDFDGHEVDFDEAMRRQGMYKEEEKDHVCRLGLED, from the coding sequence ATGTATAAAATTGTAACAAAAAGAAAATTAAACGATTTAGTTGAACTTATGGAAATAGAAGCACCATTTGTTTCAAGAAAATGTGAACCTGGACAATTTATCATCCTTAGAGTTGATGAAGAAGGTGAACGTATTCCACTAACTATAGCAGATTATGATAGAGAAAAAGATACAGTAACTATTATATATCAAGTAGTTGGTTACACAACAAAAAAATTAAGTCTCAAAAATGAGGGCGATTATATAGAAGACTTCGTTGGTCCACTAGGTCAAGAAGCACCTCTTCATAAAGTAAAAAGAGTTCTAGGTATCGGTGGAGGTGTTGGTATTGCACCGCTCTACCCTCAATTAAAGAAAATGAAAGAATTAGGTGTAGAAGTAGACGCCATACTAGGTGGAAGAAGTGATGAATTCATCATATTAGATACAGAGATGGAAAATACTTGCGATAACGTTTATTATGCTACAAACGATGGTTCAAAAGGAATTAAAGGTTTCGTAACAGATAAACTTAATGAATTAATTGAGAACGGTGAAAAATATGACTTAGTTATAGCAATCGGACCATTAATTATGATGAAAACCGTTTGTGAAATTACTAAAAAATTAGGTATCAAAACAAATGTATCCTTAAATCCTATTATGATTGATGGAACAGGCATGTGTGGTGGATGTCGTGTAACTGTAGGCGGCGAAACTAAGTTTGCATGTGTCGATGGTCCAGATTTTGATGGTCATGAAGTTGATTTCGATGAAGCTATGAGACGTCAAGGTATGTATAAAGAAGAAGAAAAAGATCATGTATGTAGACTAGGATTGGAGGACTAG
- a CDS encoding ABC transporter substrate-binding protein, producing MKNLSKIVTILLTLVLISTLFVGCKSSKKDVENDKYNQEQEKGEVEDDKSKDDADKEGTDKETDTSENDKEATVIKVAALKGPTGMGMAKLMDDVDSGESALKCEFTLSGAPDELTGKIISNEVDLACVPTNLASVLYNKSKGQIKLAAVNTLGVLYVMEVGDEIKSVEDLKGKEIYTSGKGLVPDYILQYILKENNLDPEKDVTLNYTMQHAEVATTVISGDNKLAMLPQPFVTTVSMKNKDARIALDITEEWKKIQGEDSPLAMGCIIVNSEFAANNKELVADFLEEYKQSVEWVNANAEEAGKVIENQGIINNAKIAETAIPNSNIVFITAEDAKETLQNLYEILFEFNPTSVGGKLPDGDFYYKE from the coding sequence ATGAAAAATTTAAGTAAGATTGTAACTATATTGTTAACTCTTGTACTTATATCAACTTTATTCGTTGGTTGTAAGTCTAGTAAAAAAGATGTAGAGAATGATAAGTATAATCAAGAGCAAGAAAAAGGTGAAGTAGAAGATGACAAATCAAAAGATGATGCAGATAAAGAAGGTACTGACAAAGAAACAGATACAAGTGAGAATGATAAAGAAGCTACAGTTATAAAAGTTGCGGCTTTAAAAGGGCCTACAGGAATGGGTATGGCAAAATTAATGGATGATGTAGATTCTGGTGAATCAGCACTAAAATGTGAATTTACTTTAAGTGGTGCTCCAGATGAATTAACAGGAAAAATAATCAGTAATGAAGTTGACTTAGCGTGTGTACCAACAAACCTAGCATCAGTACTATATAATAAATCAAAGGGTCAAATAAAACTAGCAGCAGTTAATACACTAGGCGTATTATATGTCATGGAAGTTGGGGATGAGATTAAAAGTGTAGAAGACTTGAAAGGTAAAGAAATCTATACTAGTGGTAAAGGTTTAGTTCCAGATTATATATTGCAATACATATTAAAGGAAAACAATCTTGACCCTGAAAAAGATGTTACTCTTAATTACACTATGCAACATGCAGAAGTTGCTACAACTGTTATATCAGGAGATAATAAATTAGCTATGTTACCACAACCTTTTGTTACTACAGTTTCTATGAAAAACAAAGATGCAAGGATAGCACTTGATATAACTGAAGAATGGAAAAAAATTCAAGGAGAAGATAGTCCTTTAGCTATGGGATGTATCATTGTCAATTCAGAATTTGCGGCTAATAATAAAGAATTGGTTGCTGATTTCTTAGAAGAGTACAAGCAGTCAGTAGAGTGGGTTAATGCTAACGCTGAAGAAGCTGGAAAAGTAATAGAGAATCAAGGCATTATTAATAACGCTAAGATTGCAGAAACTGCTATACCTAATAGTAACATTGTTTTCATAACTGCTGAAGATGCAAAAGAGACTCTACAAAATTTATATGAAATATTATTTGAGTTTAATCCAACATCTGTAGGAGGAAAATTACCTGATGGAGACTTCTATTACAAAGAATAG
- the fbaA gene encoding class II fructose-bisphosphate aldolase, with amino-acid sequence MPVVDYKNYCKMLDRALENNFAYPAVNVSNIETANGVLEAFAKAKSDGIIQVSIGGGKHASGMVANSAIGAISLANHIHLMAEKYDINIALHTDHCTAANVEPFMKPLIEETKKRRAQGLPNLFNSHMFDGSDIPLEENIKISKELMALCAENEIILEVEAGVVGGEEDGVSNEDVSKDKLYTTPEDMLMFEEALKGMNGRYMLAATFGNVHGVYKPGNVKLKPVILKEGQDALKAKYGKDANYCLVFHGGSGSTKAEIEETLEYGVVKMNIDTDTQYAFTRPIVEHMFKHYDEVLKVEGEVGNKKAYDPRAYLKKAQAGIADRVIEACNVLKSSGQTMGRQ; translated from the coding sequence ATGCCAGTAGTTGATTACAAAAATTATTGCAAAATGCTTGACAGAGCTTTAGAAAATAACTTTGCTTATCCAGCAGTTAACGTTTCTAATATTGAGACAGCTAACGGAGTTTTAGAAGCATTCGCTAAAGCAAAATCAGACGGAATTATTCAAGTATCCATAGGTGGAGGAAAACATGCATCAGGTATGGTTGCTAATAGTGCAATCGGTGCTATTTCTTTAGCAAATCATATTCACCTTATGGCTGAGAAATACGATATTAACATAGCTTTACACACAGACCACTGTACAGCTGCTAATGTTGAGCCATTTATGAAACCTCTTATTGAAGAGACTAAAAAAAGAAGAGCACAGGGATTACCTAATCTATTCAACAGTCATATGTTTGATGGTTCAGATATTCCACTAGAAGAAAATATTAAAATTTCTAAAGAACTTATGGCTCTTTGTGCAGAGAATGAAATTATTCTTGAAGTAGAAGCAGGAGTAGTTGGTGGAGAAGAAGACGGTGTAAGTAATGAAGATGTATCAAAAGATAAACTTTACACAACTCCAGAAGACATGCTTATGTTTGAAGAAGCTTTAAAAGGTATGAATGGAAGATATATGTTAGCTGCAACATTCGGTAATGTACATGGTGTGTACAAACCAGGAAACGTTAAGCTTAAACCAGTTATACTAAAAGAAGGTCAAGATGCTTTAAAAGCTAAATATGGAAAAGATGCTAACTATTGTTTAGTATTCCATGGTGGTTCAGGTTCAACAAAAGCAGAAATAGAAGAAACTCTTGAATATGGAGTTGTAAAAATGAATATTGACACAGATACTCAATATGCATTTACTAGACCTATTGTTGAGCATATGTTTAAACATTATGACGAAGTACTTAAGGTTGAGGGTGAAGTAGGGAATAAAAAAGCTTATGATCCAAGAGCTTATTTGAAAAAAGCACAAGCTGGTATAGCTGATAGAGTTATTGAAGCATGTAATGTACTAAAATCAAGCGGTCAAACAATGGGTAGACAATAA
- a CDS encoding helix-turn-helix transcriptional regulator, with product MLNVFDKKLEMIDGFETDYVKILYYDLPKNFSGDYKSYNYARFCTILNGRKHVTLNNNKKFVYTKDNYLLLPSNSKVHMDIDTHTTALVFELNDELVNNVLNKIDLKDNMKEVVRSTTNNYFLGQNKYNISEDINNIFVASKSRDNNNEFLIDLYAQKLVFDLIKNKTTYQILNGNNSHPINIAVKYINENIRDMINIKELAKSLHMSESNFSHLFKKVMGIKPVEYIKNKKLELALDYLRNESVTDVAFNLGYSNISYFIRLFKDKYNMTPKQYKLTYYEKL from the coding sequence ATGTTAAATGTCTTTGATAAAAAACTAGAAATGATTGATGGATTCGAAACTGACTATGTTAAAATACTTTATTATGATTTACCCAAAAATTTTTCTGGGGATTATAAATCATATAATTATGCTCGATTTTGTACAATACTTAATGGCAGAAAACATGTGACACTAAATAATAACAAAAAATTTGTTTATACAAAAGATAATTATTTATTATTACCATCTAACTCAAAAGTTCATATGGACATAGATACTCATACTACAGCATTGGTTTTTGAATTAAATGACGAACTAGTCAATAATGTACTTAATAAGATTGATCTGAAAGATAATATGAAAGAAGTAGTTAGATCAACAACTAATAATTATTTTTTAGGTCAAAATAAATATAATATATCAGAAGATATTAATAATATTTTCGTTGCATCTAAGAGTAGGGACAATAATAATGAGTTCTTAATTGATTTGTATGCCCAAAAATTAGTGTTCGATTTGATAAAGAACAAAACGACATATCAGATATTGAACGGTAATAATTCTCATCCTATAAATATAGCGGTAAAATATATTAATGAAAATATTAGAGATATGATTAACATTAAAGAATTAGCGAAAAGCCTTCACATGTCAGAATCTAATTTTTCTCATCTATTTAAAAAAGTTATGGGTATAAAACCTGTAGAATATATTAAGAACAAAAAATTGGAATTAGCATTGGATTATTTAAGAAATGAAAGTGTAACAGATGTTGCATTTAATCTTGGTTACTCTAACATTTCATATTTCATTAGACTTTTTAAAGATAAGTATAATATGACACCTAAGCAATATAAATTAACTTATTATGAAAAGCTGTAA